A stretch of Henckelia pumila isolate YLH828 chromosome 4, ASM3356847v2, whole genome shotgun sequence DNA encodes these proteins:
- the LOC140867048 gene encoding uncharacterized protein, whose amino-acid sequence MFKQSSHRNQRTKGFKVKHVVQLCLLIGVCIWLLYQVRHSRGKNTSDQENSKASDKVKGGKEILNLGRKHLHPRASGDIEHRLNDDNMTEDTAGKETSKTVDGAREGTKQEEMKGKDKGDAGDMENDGRNRRGEDNENEKGKKKNRDQEKGGDKGNVKENKDHEIPEENESKEGTEEKHVDENNSQELPEKGTEENEVVQEGKSTEQSSGRGSREDSKEEEGLSRLMEERSKPSEIEFDGTTDKSNEVEKEARATGESTRNSPNITEIE is encoded by the coding sequence ATGTTTAAGCAATCATCTCATAGGAATCAGAGAACCAAAGGGTTTAAAGTGAAGCATGTTGTGCAGCTTTGTTTGTTGATTGGAGTTTGCATCTGGTTGCTTTACCAAGTGCGGCACTCCCGTGGCAAGAACACGTCTGATCAAGAGAACTCGAAAGCTTCAGATAAGGTGAAGGGTGGGAAAGAGATCTTGAACTTAGGAAGGAAACATCTACATCCCAGGGCGAGTGGAGATATAGAACATCGTCTTAATGATGACAATATGACTGAAGATACTGCAGGCAAGGAAACTAGTAAAACTGTTGATGGTGCGAGGGAGGGCACAAAACAGGAGGAGATGAAAGGCAAAGATAAGGGTGATGCTGGAGACATGGAGAACGATGGCAGAAATAGACGTGGAGAAGATAATGAAAATGAGAAGGGCAAGAAGAAGAATCGTGATCAAGAAAAAGGAGGCGACAAAGGGAACGTCAAAGAGAACAAGGATCACGAAATTCCAGAAGAAAATGAGAGCAAAGAGGGAACAGAAGAGAAGCATGTTGATGAAAATAACAGTCAAGAACTGCCAGAGAAGGGGACAGAAGAGAATGAGGTAGTGCAGGAGGGTAAAAGTACAGAACAAAGCAGTGGAAGGGGAAGTAGAGAAGATAGCAAAGAGGAAGAAGGCTTAAGCAGGTTGATGGAGGAGAGAAGCAAACCATCAGAGATCGAATTCGATGGAACAACAGATAAATCTAATGAGGTAGAAAAAGAAGCCAGGGCAACTGGAGAAAGTACACGGAATTCACCCAACATAACAGAAATCGAATAA
- the LOC140863366 gene encoding LRR receptor-like serine/threonine-protein kinase HSL2, whose product MSSRGGNQIQLLFFILAIFLISADSSNRDAEILLRVKRSQLHDPSKKLDDWVGSARNAPCGWTGISCDAQNVSVVSIGLSDIGVSGNFPADFCRISTLRNLDVSSNNLGGSIDSDSISLCSHLVALNLSANYFVGDLPEFPVEFLNLTVLDLSFNNFSGEIPASFAHLPRLGFLSLGSNLLNGSIPDFLFNLTGLTQLVLSVNPFISSPLPEIIGSLRDLQILVLSYTNLVGKIPASIGNLVSLKTLDLSANNLQGNIPESIAGLKSVEVMELFGNQLTGDLPDTFSNLTSLRQFDASINNLTGKIPESLAGLQLESLQLSDNFLEGEIPEILALNPNLIELRLFNNKLSGSLPEFMGMNSDLIEIDASNNNLDGPLPRNLCYKKKLDRLILFGNRISGTIPESYGECVSLTYVRIQGNELSGAVPDGFWGISGLALVELADNKLQGSFPPSISNAKGLEQLLISGNNFSGEFPVEICGLQELKKMDCSVNQFSGDLPSCMYQLTNLQEFHIQENQFIGEIPKGVGNWTQLTQLDVSDNRFSGDIPAEIGSLPVLTHLDLSHNSFSGEIPVSLTNLKLNEFNVSYNRLQGKVPLGFDTKFFLSSLMGNPNLCSPDLRPLPPCSRPKHMNFVLVGILSALALLLVVLLWLLIKTKKLITFGKRKKSWKITSFQRIGFNEEEVFAALRDENLIGSGASGRVYRVKLKSGKTVAAKRLWGTHHIAESEGVFRSEVDTLGRIRHANIVRLLFSCTGEDMEVLVYDYMKNGSLGDMLNDEKHGAYLDWPKRFAIALGAAQGLAYLHHDCVPAIVHRDVKPNNILIDEEFKPKVADFGLAKIVKPNEQQSDQVMSRVAGSYGYIAPEYAYTMKVTEKSDVYSFGVVLLELITGKRPNDPSFGENKNIVRWVMETAFASLEQGSEDATGTMDKTCFDQLLDPRMDSSTIEYEEVEKILNVALSCTAELPASRPSMRRVVELIKDHSPARSK is encoded by the exons ATGAGTAGTCGGGGGGGAAATCAAATCCAGCTTCTGTTTTTCATTCTCGCCATTTTCTTGATCAGTGCGGATTCATCAAACAGAGACGCGGAGATTCTGCTCCGCGTCAAGAGGAGCCAACTCCACGACCCGTCGAAGAAGCTCGATGATTGGGTCGGGTCGGCCCGGAACGCGCCGTGCGGTTGGACGGGCATTTCTTGCGACGCGCAAAATGTCAGCGTCGTCTCCATCGGGCTCTCTGACATCGGCGTTTCAGGGAACTTTCCGGCGGATTTTTGCCGGATTTCTACTCTCCGGAATTTGGACGTGTCGTCCAATAACCTCGGCGGGAGCATTGATTCTGACTCCATTTCTCTGTGTTCTCATCTTGTTGCTCTTAATCTGTCGGCGAATTATTTTGTCGGCGACTTGCCGGAGTTCCCGGTGGAGTTCCTGAATTTGACGGTCTTGGATTTGTCCTTCAACAATTTTTCAGGTGAAATCCCCGCGAGTTTCGCCCATTTGCCAAGACTCGGTTTTTTATCTCTGGGTTCTAATCTGTTGAACGGCTCGATCCCGGATTTCTTGTTCAATTTAACTGGATTAACTCAGTTAGTGCTGTCTGTAAATCCCTTTATCTCCAGCCCTTTGCCGGAAATCATAGGAAGCCTCAGAGATCTTCAGATTCTGGTTCTTTCATACACTAACCTTGTCGGGAAAATCCCTGCCTCTATTGGAAATCTTGTTTCTCTCAAAACCTTGGATTTGTCAGCGAATAATCTCCAAGGAAACATACCAGAAAGTATTGCTGGATTGAAAAGCGTTGAAGTGATGGAGTTATTTGGTAATCAACTAACGGGAGATTTGCCTGACACATTTTCCAATCTTACTTCGTTGCGGCAGTTCGACGCCTCGATCAATAATCTTACCGGAAAAATACCTGAAAGTCTGGCGGGTCTTCAGCTGGAATCTTTACAACTCAGTGACAATTTCTTGGAAGGTGAAATTCCGGAGATTTTGGCTTTAAACCCAAATCTTATCGAACTGAGGTTGTTCAATAACAAGTTGTCAGGTTCTTTACCGGAATTCATGGGTATGAACTCGGATTTGATAGAAATTGATGCATCCAATAACAATTTGGACGGGCCGTTGCCTCGGAATTTGTGTTACAAGAAGAAGCTTGATCGTTTGATACTCTTTGGCAACAGGATTTCAGGCACGATCCCTGAGTCATACGGTGAATGCGTTAGTTTAACGTACGTGAGAATTCAAGGAAATGAACTTTCGGGAGCGGTACCAGATGGATTCTGGGGTATTAGTGGACTTGCTCTGGTTGAGCTTGCAGATAACAAGTTACAAGGTTCTTTCCCACCGTCGATTTCAAATGCCAAAGGGCTGGAACAATTGCTGATCTCAGGCAACAATTTTTCGGGCGAGTTTCCTGTCGAAATTTGCGGTTTGCAAGAGCTCAAGAAAATGGATTGCAGTGTTAACCAGTTTTCTGGTGATCTGCCCTCGTGTATGTATCAACTGACCAATTTACAGGAGTTTCACATTCAAGAAAATCAGTTCATTGGTGAAATTCCGAAAGGTGTTGGGAATTGGACACAGTTAACACAGTTGGATGTATCAGACAATCGTTTTTCCGGTGATATTCCGGCAGAAATAGGGAGTTTGCCAGTGCTAACGCATTTGGATCTTTCCCACAACTCCTTCTCTGGGGAGATTCCGGTATCACTGACGAATCTGAAACTCAATGAGTTCAACGTCTCGTATAATAGGCTTCAAGGGAAAGTCCCACTTGGTTTCGATACCAAGTTTTTTCTGTCGAGTCTAATGGGAAACCCAAACTTGTGTAGTCCGGATCTTAGGCCGCTTCCTCCTTGCTCGAGACCCAAACACATGAACTTTGTACTCGTGGGAATTCTATCAGCTCTTGCATTGCTACTGGTGGTTTTACTTTGGCTCTTGATCAAGACCAAGAAGTTAATTACCTTTGGTAAAAGGAAGAAATCTTGGAAAATCACATCGTTCCAACGGATTGGATTCAATGAAGAGGAGGTGTTCGCGGCCTTAAGAGATGAGAATCTTATTGGATCTGGTGCATCAGGGCGTGTCTATCGGGTCAAGCTGAAAAGTGGGAAGACGGTTGCTGCCAAGAGGCTTTGGGGAACACACCACATAGCAGAATCCGAGGGGGTGTTCCGCTCGGAGGTGGACACGTTGGGTAGAATACGACATGCAAACATTGTAAGACTGCTGTTTAGTTGCACGGGCGAGGATATGGAAGTGTTGGTGTATGATTATATGAAGAATGGGAGTTTAGGAGACATGTTGAATGACGAGAAGCACGGGGCGTATTTGGATTGGCCTAAGCGATTCGCCATTGCATTAGGAGCAGCTCAGGGGCTCGCCTATTTGCACCATGATTGTGTGCCCGCGATTGTTCATAGAGATGTCAAACCGAATAACATTTTGATCGATGAAGAATTCAAGCCTAAAGTAGCCGATTTCGGGTTGGCCAAGATAGTGAAACCGAATGAACAACAGAGTGATCAAGTCATGTCCCGTGTTGCAGGTTCCTATGGATACATAGCACCCG AATATGCCTACACGATGAAAGTTACAGAAAAGAGCGATGTCTACAGCTTTGGAGTCGTTTTATTAGAACTGATCACTGGAAAAAGGCCGAACGACCCTTCATTTGGCGAGAACAAGAACATTGTCAGATGGGTGATGGAGACGGCGTTTGCATCTTTAGAACAAGGAAGTGAGGATGCTACTGGCACAATGGACAAAACTTGCTTCGATCAACTGTTAGACCCTCGAATGGACTCGTCCACCATCGAGTATGAAGAGGTGGAGAAGATTTTGAATGTGGCTTTGTCGTGCACGGCTGAGTTACCGGCCAGTAGACCTTCTATGAGGAGGGTCGTCGAATTGATCAAGGATCATTCGCCCGCTCGTTCCAAGTGA
- the LOC140865037 gene encoding cysteine desulfurase, mitochondrial, protein MASKFVAAAIRRSINKPNGNPFVRRNFSTAAAATVEPLEEESSGISMKGVKISGRPLYLDMQATSPVDPRVLDAMLPYYLSQFGNPHSRTHLYGWESERAVEAARAQISALINASPKEIIFTSGATESNNISIKGVLHFYKEKKRHVITTQTEHKCVLDSCRHLQHEGFEVTYLPVKSDGLVDLEKLRNSIRPDTGLVSVMMVNNEIGVIQPMEEIGKICKELNVPLHTDAAQALGKIPIDVDRMNISLMSLSGHKIYGPKGIGALYMRRRPRIRVEPQMNGGGQERGIRSGTVPTPLVVGFGAACELAMKEMEYDEKRIRALQERLLNGIRTKLEGVVVNGSEESRYAGNLNLSFAFVEGESLLMGLKEVAVSSGSACTSASLEPSYVLRALGVDEDMAHTSIRYGIGRFTTEAEIDRAVELTVKQVEKLREMSPLYEMYKDGIDIKSIQWSQH, encoded by the coding sequence ATGGCATCGAAGTTTGTCGCCGCCGCCATCCGCCGCAGCATCAACAAGCCTAATGGTAACCCCTTCGTCCGCCGTAATTTTTCCACTGCAGCCGCAGCTACCGTCGAGCCATTAGAGGAGGAGTCAAGCGGAATATCGATGAAAGGCGTAAAAATCTCCGGGAGACCTCTCTATCTAGATATGCAGGCAACGTCTCCGGTGGACCCTAGAGTTCTTGATGCTATGCTGCCTTATTATCTTTCCCAATTCGGGAACCCTCACTCCCGCACCCACCTTTACGGGTGGGAATCGGAACGGGCTGTCGAGGCGGCCCGAGCCCAAATATCGGCCCTAATCAACGCCTCGCCGAAAGAAATCATCTTTACCTCCGGGGCCACCGAGTCTAACAATATCTCGATCAAGGGTGTTCTGCACTTTTACAAAGAGAAGAAGCGTCACGTTATCACCACCCAGACCGAGCACAAATGTGTATTGGATTCCTGCCGTCATTTACAGCATGAGGGGTTTGAGGTTACTTATCTTCCAGTGAAGTCTGACGGGCTTGTAGATTTGGAAAAGCTCCGGAATTCCATTCGGCCTGATACCGGCTTGGTATCTGTAATGATGGTTAATAATGAGATTGGTGTTATTCAGCCGATGGAGGAAATTGGTAAAATATGCAAGGAGCTTAATGTTCCTCTGCATACTGATGCTGCACAGGCATTGGGGAAGATTCCCATTGATGTGGACAGGATGAATATTAGTCTAATGTCTTTGAGTGGTCATAAGATTTACGGGCCTAAGGGCATCGGGGCATTGTACATGAgaagaaggccgagaattcgaGTGGAACCACAAATGAATGGGGGTGGACAAGAGAGGGGTATTAGGAGTGGAACTGTCCCTACGCCATTGGTTGTTGGGTTTGGTGCTGCATGTGAGCTAGCAATGAAGGAAATGGAATATGATGAGAAAAGGATAAGGGCGTTGCAGGAACGGTTGTTGAATGGCATAAGGACGAAATTAGAAGGGGTAGTTGTGAATGGAAGTGAGGAGAGCCGGTATGCGGGGAATTTGAACTTGTCCTTTGCATTTGTGGAAGGTGAGAGCTTGTTAATGGGGCTGAAGGAGGTGGCTGTCTCTAGTGGCAGCGCTTGTACCAGTGCGAGTTTGGAACCGTCGTATGTGTTGAGGGCGTTGGGTGTTGATGAGGATATGGCCCATACCTCGATTAGATATGGAATCGGAAGgttcaccactgaggcagaaatTGATAGGGCAGTGGAGCTCACAGTAAAGCAGGTGGAGAAGTTGAGGGAAATGAGTCCTCTTTATGAAATGTACAAGGATGGGATTGACATCAAGAGTATCCAATGGTCACAGCACTAG
- the LOC140860789 gene encoding uncharacterized protein, with product MANITKLEFEALDISRKNYLSWILDAGVHLVSKDLGNTIKEENNESPQDLAKSLIFLRHHLDDGLKAEYLTVKNPQELWKNLKERFDHQRSVVLPRARYEWIHLRLQDFFKSQQYRERGFKKYSELIFCLLVAEQNNELLLKNHQLRPTGSTPFPEANEISFPEVNANLTQNPHIRRGRRRGHGRGRGHGQNKNYQQHDEKRQKTNH from the exons ATGGCAAACATTACAAAACTTGAATTTGAAGCTCTTGACATCAGTAGAAAAAATTatttgtcatggattttggatgCTGGGGTTCATCTTGTTTCTAAGGATCTTGGAAACAcaataaaagaagaaaataatgaATCCCCGCAGGATCTTGCAAAATCTCTTATTTTTCTTCGCCACCATCTTGATGATGGATTGAAAGCCGAGTATCTCACTGTGAAGAACCCACAAGAACTTTGGAAAAATCTTAAAGAAAGGTTTGACCATCAGAGGAGTGTAGTTCTCCCAAGAGCTCGTTATGAGTGGATCCATCTTCGCCTAcaagatttttttaaatct CAGCAATATCGTGAGCGTGGATTTAAAAAGTACTCTGAGCTTATTTTCTGTCTACTAGTTGCTGAACAGAACAATGAATTACTAttgaaaaatcatcaattaCGCCCAACTGGCTCTACaccatttcctgaagcaaatgaaATATCATTCCCTGAAGTGAATGCCAACTTAACTCAAAATCCCCATATTAGAAGAGGACGTAGGCGTGGTCATGGGCGTGGGCGTGGCCATGGTCAAAACAAAAATTACCAGCAACATGATGAAAAGAGACAGAAAACAAACCACTAG
- the LOC140866451 gene encoding cytochrome c oxidase subunit 6a, mitochondrial, with protein MATALVRSALRSALRGGAPATRSSPVPKRSFSSSAHHDEAAEASKWEKITYAAIATSTILAIYNLSKGHHHFEEPPQYPYLHIRNKEFPWGPDGLFEVKEH; from the exons ATGGCGACCGCGCTAGTGAGATCTGCTCTCCGCTCCGCCTTACGCGGCGGCGCACCTGCCACACGCTCCTCCCCCGTTCCGAAAAGGTCGTTTTCCTCGTCTGCCCACCACGATGAAGCTG CTGAGGCTTCCAAGTGGGAGAAGATAACTTACGCAGCAATAGCAACAAGTACCATTCTCGCCATCTATAACCTCTCCAAGGGGCATCATCACTTTGAAGAGCCTCCT CAATACCCGTACTTGCACATTCGTAACAAGGAGTTTCCCTGGG GTCCAGATGGCCTTTTTGAGGTGAAGGAGCATTGA